The sequence below is a genomic window from Streptomyces sp. NBC_00582.
CGCCGAGGAGATCATGAGCTCCGGGGGCGCCCGCGCCGCGCGGGTCGTGTCGAACGGACGGCACATGTGCATGTGCAGCCGTGGCCCGTCCGACCAGACCGCGATCACCGACACCTCCTACGTCACCGGTGACACGGAGCTCTTCACCCGCTACGGCCTGGACGTCTGACGATCCGTCGCCGTCATGGACACCGTGCGGCAGACACGCCAGGGGGCTGTCTGCCGCGCGGCCGGGTGCGGCGGCCGACCCGGTGCGAGCCGGTGAGGAGAGGCGATGAAGCTCGATTTCCTGCCCCCGCAGGCACTGACCGACGGGGCCGTGCACCACTACTGCCTGCGGTGCCACGAGGACGCGGTGCGCTGGCGCACCCGGGACGGACGGCGGCACTGTGTGTGCGGTGCCTGCGGAGCGGTCCGGGACCGGGCGCTGGTGCTCGACCCCGCGGTCACGTGGTGGACGGACGAGGAGGGCGAGTACTGGCACGAGACGGCGGGCGTCTTCGTACGGGACGCGCGCGGACGCTTCCTCTTCTTCGACCGGACGGCGTTCCCGTTCGGCCTGACGATCCCCGCCGGACATGTGGAACGGGACGAGGCGTCGTCCGCGGCCGCGGCGCGCGAACTCGCGGAGGAGACCGGGCTGACCGCGCGCGGGCTGGCGTTCGTCGGCCGGATCCCCGTGCCGGGCGACGGCTGCCGCAGGGGCGCCGACGCGCATGTGTGGGACGTCTACCACGGTG
It includes:
- a CDS encoding NUDIX hydrolase encodes the protein MKLDFLPPQALTDGAVHHYCLRCHEDAVRWRTRDGRRHCVCGACGAVRDRALVLDPAVTWWTDEEGEYWHETAGVFVRDARGRFLFFDRTAFPFGLTIPAGHVERDEASSAAAARELAEETGLTARGLAFVGRIPVPGDGCRRGADAHVWDVYHGEVGDGGEAAVRLGPEGVAAVWLTAAEALERPLTLAVRAVLGTLGQELATF